From one Bacteroidota bacterium genomic stretch:
- a CDS encoding lipocalin family protein produces MKKIITLTLIIAALAVTFSSCNKEKQLEKRIEGTWNIDKADGIVTPIGGGAGQTFSFPNIGTFTFKSDGTGTSSTNFGGGSQNSTFNWTNTETTVTITESGKTPSVMTVTTNEKTKQIWTSTESDATSSTTYTYTLSKK; encoded by the coding sequence ATGAAAAAAATAATTACCCTAACCCTTATTATCGCAGCGTTGGCTGTAACTTTTAGTTCTTGTAATAAAGAAAAGCAACTAGAAAAACGCATTGAAGGTACTTGGAACATTGACAAAGCTGATGGTATAGTCACTCCTATTGGTGGTGGTGCTGGACAAACTTTTTCTTTCCCAAACATTGGTACTTTCACTTTTAAGAGTGACGGCACTGGCACAAGTTCAACAAACTTTGGTGGTGGCTCTCAAAATAGTACCTTCAATTGGACTAATACTGAGACTACTGTAACTATTACAGAAAGTGGAAAAACACCTTCTGTAATGACCGTAACTACCAATGAGAAGACCAAACAAATTTGGACTTCTACCGAAAGTGATGCTACCTCAAGCACCACTTATACTTATACATTAAGCAAAAAATAA
- a CDS encoding PKD domain-containing protein → MPNKLYSQCSSFPYNSTAAGKIDPSLGISGNNLICYKGCIDLEIKTKISVDSICVDFGDNKYLTIISSTLDTTIKHCYNFTPKDSCPASRPQDIKVEAKYYKGSPAATFSFSSISTTVSVQYLPRLPKVNCQDTVCVNDSLVLSLTGNSCTNGFVNNSATIIWNFGDGTSPYSVNDITNNYTLPIPRHAYTKPGIYYIKLTCSNTCGSVEDSIPIVVVKIDSVQCAKKTCTGDTIAARVYAKNIKYYDCYSLNGWVTIIGKNTSTPKIIFNSTGTFVIAFAICNPVTCIKYDTIIVGKGLT, encoded by the coding sequence ATGCCTAACAAACTGTATTCTCAGTGTAGTTCATTTCCCTATAACAGTACTGCGGCAGGCAAGATTGACCCTTCGCTAGGAATTAGTGGGAACAACCTGATTTGTTATAAAGGATGTATTGATTTAGAAATTAAAACTAAAATATCTGTTGATTCAATATGTGTCGATTTTGGCGACAATAAATATTTGACAATTATTTCTTCAACCTTGGACACCACAATAAAACATTGTTATAACTTTACACCTAAAGATAGCTGTCCTGCAAGCAGACCACAAGATATAAAAGTTGAAGCCAAATATTATAAAGGCAGCCCCGCTGCTACCTTTAGTTTTAGTTCAATAAGCACTACAGTTTCAGTGCAATATTTACCCCGTTTACCCAAAGTTAATTGTCAAGATACGGTTTGCGTGAATGACTCTCTGGTTCTGAGTTTAACTGGAAATAGCTGCACGAATGGATTTGTGAATAATTCTGCAACTATTATTTGGAATTTTGGAGATGGCACCTCTCCATATTCTGTAAATGATATCACGAACAACTATACACTTCCTATTCCACGGCACGCTTATACAAAACCGGGGATATATTATATAAAGCTTACCTGTTCTAACACTTGCGGGAGTGTAGAAGATTCAATCCCAATTGTAGTGGTAAAAATAGACAGTGTGCAATGTGCAAAAAAAACTTGTACTGGCGACACAATTGCAGCAAGAGTATATGCAAAAAATATTAAATATTACGATTGCTATAGTTTGAATGGATGGGTAACTATTATAGGAAAAAATACCAGCACCCCTAAAATTATTTTTAATAGTACGGGCACTTTTGTTATAGCCTTCGCTATTTGCAATCCAGTTACTTGTATCAAATACGATACAATTATAGTGGGCAAGGGCCTGACATGA
- a CDS encoding gliding motility-associated C-terminal domain-containing protein → MNIYIAILDTTICARSNFSISVDATYFDVSYYWKLYHNNDSILITTYDGKMKMNTKDTGLYVLSLLASNNNPPFCSAISKTTSIYIHITPRASFIIDRKSDSIKFNTDTIPANIILIDKSINATSYLWHFGNGESSFNNNPVVNYTTPGQYKIQLIAYNGICSDTAENPIKIYPFFSIYVPNAFTPNNDGVNDFFDIKVNGYEDYTFTIFNRWGERVYVGHKNDIGWDGTFKGKLCNQDVYLWVLSNVMYNNVGNLNINTSNNCIDCNKKNLSGDIHLLR, encoded by the coding sequence ATGAATATATATATTGCTATATTGGACACCACCATCTGTGCCCGTTCAAATTTTAGTATTTCAGTAGATGCAACTTACTTTGATGTGTCTTATTATTGGAAATTGTACCATAATAATGATTCTATTCTCATTACAACTTATGATGGAAAAATGAAAATGAATACCAAGGATACGGGCTTATATGTTTTAAGTCTGTTAGCATCGAACAACAACCCGCCATTTTGTAGTGCGATTTCGAAAACAACTTCCATATATATACATATAACTCCTCGTGCTTCTTTTATTATTGACCGCAAATCGGATTCTATTAAATTCAATACAGATACAATCCCTGCCAATATTATTTTAATAGATAAAAGTATAAATGCGACGAGCTATCTTTGGCATTTCGGCAATGGTGAATCTAGTTTTAACAATAACCCCGTCGTAAATTATACAACTCCAGGGCAGTATAAAATACAGTTGATTGCTTATAACGGAATTTGTAGTGATACAGCAGAAAATCCTATAAAAATATACCCATTCTTTTCAATATATGTTCCCAATGCCTTTACCCCCAACAATGACGGTGTGAATGACTTTTTTGATATCAAAGTTAATGGGTATGAGGATTATACTTTTACCATTTTTAATAGGTGGGGTGAGCGTGTATATGTAGGCCACAAGAATGACATAGGTTGGGATGGAACATTTAAGGGAAAACTATGCAATCAGGATGTTTACCTTTGGGTATTGAGCAATGTAATGTATAATAATGTAGGAAATTTAAACATTAATACTTCTAATAATTGTATTGATTGTAATAAGAAAAACTTATCTGGGGATATACATTTGTTAAGATAG
- a CDS encoding ATP-dependent DNA helicase has translation MTPFQEAYNNLNEAQREAVDQIEGPVLVIAGPGTGKTQILATRIGHILVSDTTHAAPENILCITYTNAGVVAMRKRLLHLIGPDAYRIKIETFHSFCNDIIQQHAADFGLREMSPVTEIEVIELLRKMIDKLPLQHPLKRQGSGAYYDVARLQKLFGVMKHENWMPEYITERVGEYLKEVESDTTNSEFYYQKKYKQYNAGDAKPTAMEKLQKDMQQLIAAANLYPNYNEQLKELGRYDFNDMILWVLQLFVDRPQTLRIFQERFQYILVDEFQDTNDAQNQLVQLLCNYWPNPNVFVVGDDDQSIYRFQGANVANIFNFKQQYDAHLKVVMLRDNYRSTQQILDASKALIDLNIERITRIAGFEKLDKKLIAQREFPSNIQAPVIINYPTETAEMAGVAKHIMELIEEDTNPAEIAVIYREHRQVENLVKFFKQKEIPVSLQRKIDVLKEPFTQHLITLLNYIKTQVDRPHSNDDLLFQLFHIDFLGFGPPVEAARFMARWQKTPKTRGNINSLRAALETIANPEKPNLFSGLSDFEKSASKLSDMINHWVPACANKTLLQFFEDVITRSGALKFALHHPERNLYLQQIHALHNYITIEEHKAPGLNIARFMQSLELMAEYNITLEAVLNTGTGKGVKFTTAHSSKGLEFEHVFMVGLVGKYWEGGRRGDGFKFPPNILDHTQRQASQMAVDTDALAIEESRRLFYVGMTRAKHGLYMSYYNFDNEDKEAIPTRFVPEVEKAGIMIQRVEANDDILAEALALVMAEQKESKPELLANEEMENLLGDYKLSVSHLNAYLECPIGFYYMYLLKVPTGSAPALSFGNAVHKALERYFNKNKEEKTFDNAEELVQFFTYEMYLRKHEFVAEEYERRIEYGSDVLKQYHNHFKDKWNPIIQTEVRMEAIIFNDIPLKGFIDKLEFEGSKATVVDYKTGKFDKKKLKRPEPGNIDPEIALGGDYWRQAVFYKILLDNDPKARMRAWNFDKAVYQFIEPDKDTKQFHEETMHIVPEETGMLSVQIKDVYTRIKNHEFDKGCGECDWCKLNRRD, from the coding sequence ATGACCCCGTTTCAAGAAGCCTACAACAACCTCAACGAAGCCCAACGCGAAGCAGTAGACCAAATAGAAGGCCCAGTACTCGTAATAGCTGGCCCAGGCACAGGCAAAACACAAATTCTTGCTACACGTATTGGGCATATATTGGTGTCGGATACTACACACGCGGCACCCGAAAATATATTATGTATTACCTATACCAATGCAGGAGTGGTGGCCATGCGTAAACGCTTATTGCATTTAATTGGTCCTGATGCTTACAGAATTAAGATAGAAACTTTTCACTCTTTTTGTAATGATATTATACAACAACATGCTGCCGATTTTGGATTGCGTGAAATGAGCCCTGTTACTGAAATAGAAGTAATAGAACTATTACGCAAAATGATCGATAAATTGCCGCTCCAGCATCCGCTAAAAAGGCAGGGCAGCGGAGCATATTATGATGTGGCTCGTTTGCAGAAATTATTTGGCGTAATGAAGCACGAAAACTGGATGCCCGAATATATAACAGAAAGGGTAGGCGAGTATCTGAAAGAAGTGGAAAGTGATACGACTAATTCAGAATTTTATTATCAAAAAAAATACAAGCAGTATAATGCGGGCGATGCCAAACCCACGGCTATGGAGAAGTTGCAAAAGGATATGCAACAATTAATTGCTGCTGCAAATTTATATCCCAACTATAATGAACAATTAAAAGAACTTGGCCGCTACGATTTTAATGATATGATATTGTGGGTGCTTCAACTATTTGTGGACCGCCCGCAAACACTGCGTATTTTTCAGGAGCGTTTTCAATATATATTGGTGGATGAATTTCAGGATACCAATGATGCACAAAATCAATTGGTGCAACTGCTGTGTAATTATTGGCCCAATCCCAATGTATTTGTAGTAGGCGATGATGATCAAAGTATATATAGATTTCAAGGTGCGAATGTGGCGAATATTTTTAATTTCAAACAACAATATGATGCCCATTTAAAAGTAGTGATGCTGCGAGATAATTATAGAAGTACGCAACAAATTTTAGATGCATCAAAAGCATTAATTGATTTGAATATTGAACGTATTACACGTATTGCAGGTTTTGAAAAACTGGATAAAAAACTCATTGCTCAAAGAGAATTTCCGAGCAATATTCAAGCACCTGTTATTATAAACTATCCTACTGAAACTGCTGAAATGGCGGGCGTTGCCAAACATATCATGGAGTTGATAGAAGAAGATACCAACCCCGCAGAAATTGCAGTGATATATAGAGAACATCGACAGGTAGAAAACTTAGTCAAGTTTTTCAAACAAAAAGAAATACCTGTGAGTTTGCAACGCAAAATTGATGTATTGAAAGAACCTTTTACACAACATTTAATTACACTTCTTAATTATATAAAAACACAAGTTGACAGACCACATAGTAATGATGATTTATTATTTCAACTATTCCATATAGATTTTTTAGGATTTGGTCCGCCAGTGGAGGCAGCAAGATTTATGGCTCGTTGGCAAAAAACTCCGAAAACACGGGGAAATATAAACTCACTTCGTGCAGCATTAGAAACTATAGCAAACCCCGAGAAGCCTAATTTATTTAGTGGTTTGAGTGATTTTGAAAAAAGTGCCTCCAAGTTATCAGATATGATTAACCATTGGGTTCCTGCTTGTGCAAACAAAACATTATTACAGTTTTTTGAAGATGTGATTACACGTTCAGGTGCACTGAAATTTGCCCTTCATCACCCCGAAAGAAATTTGTATTTGCAGCAAATCCATGCCTTGCATAATTATATAACAATAGAAGAACATAAAGCACCAGGATTAAATATTGCACGTTTCATGCAAAGTTTGGAATTGATGGCGGAGTATAATATAACTTTGGAAGCGGTATTAAACACTGGAACTGGCAAAGGCGTAAAGTTTACAACCGCTCATAGTAGCAAAGGTTTGGAATTTGAGCATGTATTTATGGTGGGTTTGGTAGGCAAGTATTGGGAAGGTGGCAGAAGAGGAGATGGATTTAAATTCCCGCCCAATATATTAGACCATACCCAACGTCAAGCCAGTCAAATGGCGGTGGATACTGATGCATTAGCTATTGAAGAAAGCCGTCGACTTTTCTATGTGGGTATGACAAGAGCAAAGCATGGTTTATATATGAGTTATTATAATTTTGACAATGAAGATAAAGAAGCTATCCCAACCCGTTTTGTTCCCGAGGTAGAAAAGGCAGGTATTATGATACAAAGAGTAGAAGCAAATGATGATATATTAGCCGAAGCACTTGCTCTGGTAATGGCAGAACAAAAAGAAAGCAAGCCAGAATTATTGGCCAATGAAGAAATGGAAAATTTGTTGGGCGATTATAAATTAAGTGTGTCACATCTCAATGCATATTTGGAATGTCCCATTGGTTTTTATTATATGTATTTATTAAAAGTGCCTACAGGAAGTGCCCCAGCATTGTCATTTGGAAACGCAGTGCACAAAGCATTGGAGCGTTATTTCAATAAAAACAAAGAGGAGAAAACATTTGACAATGCGGAAGAGTTGGTGCAATTTTTTACCTATGAAATGTATTTGCGAAAACATGAATTTGTGGCCGAAGAATATGAACGTAGAATAGAATATGGAAGCGATGTATTAAAACAATACCACAATCATTTCAAAGATAAATGGAATCCTATTATACAAACAGAGGTACGCATGGAAGCTATTATTTTCAATGATATACCCTTAAAAGGTTTCATAGATAAATTAGAATTTGAGGGGAGCAAAGCCACAGTGGTCGATTATAAAACTGGCAAGTTCGATAAGAAAAAATTAAAACGACCCGAGCCAGGTAATATAGATCCTGAAATTGCTTTGGGTGGCGACTATTGGAGGCAAGCTGTGTTCTATAAAATATTACTAGACAACGATCCAAAAGCCAGAATGCGTGCTTGGAATTTTGACAAAGCAGTATATCAATTTATAGAACCCGATAAAGATACCAAGCAATTTCATGAAGAAACGATGCATATAGTTCCAGAAGAAACCGGCATGCTATCAGTTCAAATAAAAGATGTTTACACCCGCATTAAAAACCACGAGTTTGATAAAGGGTGTGGTGAGTGTGATTGGTGTAAGTTGAATAGGAGGGATTGA
- a CDS encoding T9SS type A sorting domain-containing protein, with product MSTTKNTRIPDFTAYPPPITPPINNGVWLDQTDECTVSNSKFHYCKNGLQYYNTHSNQATTTITENVFFNNQFGLVMASSNHPNTCGSICNNTNTNTIAVNIGCNNFLLNNVGIFGCGKLNDIGGAQESGNIFIWSNSNNNNIDWDFLWDDLSGNANQKHIELNSGGQGFAYYDINKPNHNTLNPYQMNSNVAFSLNGFKGNSNGGAPSGCNRSAGRAFAPQESMNEITQQIISYFPNPFYDLLNITINSIDEQEIFYYEIFDMTGRITQKGKLSISNSINCSSMPSGAYIIKIFSNKGFNQYNKINKLNN from the coding sequence GTGTCTACAACAAAAAACACCCGCATTCCCGATTTTACTGCTTATCCTCCTCCTATTACGCCTCCAATTAACAATGGAGTATGGCTTGACCAAACCGATGAATGCACTGTCTCCAATAGTAAATTTCATTATTGCAAAAATGGCTTGCAGTATTATAATACACACTCAAACCAAGCCACGACAACAATTACAGAAAATGTATTTTTTAACAATCAATTTGGTTTGGTGATGGCCTCAAGTAACCACCCAAATACATGCGGTAGTATTTGTAATAATACCAATACGAATACTATAGCAGTCAATATTGGGTGTAATAATTTTCTGCTGAATAATGTAGGTATTTTTGGTTGCGGTAAATTAAATGATATTGGCGGTGCACAAGAATCCGGAAATATATTTATTTGGAGTAATAGTAACAATAATAATATTGATTGGGACTTTTTGTGGGATGATTTGTCGGGGAATGCTAATCAGAAACATATTGAATTAAATAGCGGTGGACAGGGGTTCGCATATTATGATATTAACAAACCTAATCACAATACTCTTAATCCTTATCAAATGAATTCAAATGTTGCTTTTTCTTTAAATGGATTTAAAGGCAACTCGAACGGCGGAGCTCCTTCTGGCTGTAATAGGTCTGCGGGGCGTGCATTTGCCCCTCAGGAGTCTATGAACGAAATAACTCAGCAAATAATATCATATTTCCCAAACCCATTTTACGACTTATTAAACATTACTATTAATTCTATAGATGAACAGGAGATTTTCTACTACGAAATATTTGATATGACTGGACGAATCACTCAGAAAGGAAAATTATCTATAAGCAATAGTATAAACTGTAGTTCAATGCCTTCTGGGGCATATATAATAAAGATTTTTTCTAACAAAGGATTTAATCAGTATAATAAAATTAATAAACTAAATAATTAG
- a CDS encoding T9SS type A sorting domain-containing protein, which translates to MLIIVINCDISNAQYDNNWTFGWHGGINFSTSPPTLFQSGSCYDSGITNKNDISKFSSAISSCSGDLLFYLGGGCQLWNKNHNLMPLKISFLPQLFANIKKGKDSLYVITTRPIVSYTWYKDNILYSNSSALLHPPTGRYNVQVLDADGCVANSSSLMFTGIANYNSSVFNIYPNPTKDILYIEGMRGMVGGDTNHGQTRIVLHDMLGKKIYDTITNGENVYSINVGGLPKGLYIILVGDVMQKIVVE; encoded by the coding sequence TTGCTTATAATAGTAATCAATTGTGACATATCTAATGCCCAATATGATAACAATTGGACTTTTGGCTGGCACGGTGGCATTAATTTTAGCACTTCACCCCCAACATTGTTCCAGTCAGGGTCATGTTATGACTCAGGTATTACCAATAAAAATGATATAAGTAAATTTTCAAGTGCTATTTCAAGTTGTAGTGGTGATTTACTTTTTTATTTAGGGGGGGGGTGTCAGCTATGGAATAAAAATCATAATTTAATGCCACTAAAAATAAGTTTCCTACCACAACTGTTTGCCAATATCAAGAAAGGAAAAGATAGTTTATATGTGATAACTACAAGGCCTATTGTTAGTTATACTTGGTATAAAGATAATATATTATATAGTAACAGCTCCGCACTTTTACACCCACCCACAGGCAGATATAATGTGCAAGTGCTGGATGCGGATGGATGTGTAGCTAATAGTAGTTCCTTGATGTTTACTGGGATTGCTAATTATAATAGTAGTGTGTTTAATATATATCCAAATCCGACTAAAGATATATTATATATTGAGGGAATGCGTGGGATGGTTGGTGGGGACACCAACCACGGACAAACACGCATCGTACTGCATGATATGCTAGGTAAGAAAATATATGATACAATTACAAATGGGGAGAATGTATATAGTATAAATGTGGGAGGGCTGCCAAAAGGATTATATATAATACTTGTGGGCGATGTGATGCAAAAGATTGTGGTGGAATAG
- a CDS encoding M43 family zinc metalloprotease, protein MKKLLIIISLTIFVFSKLQIQAQSCLTDEYFQKQLHNNIALKNEILNFQQGVKLAGHSHKNERGANLRIIPVVVHVIHQYGPENISKNQILDQIRILNLDFRRQNADASSTRSIFQNVAIDCEVEFRMATKDPQGNCTDGIERIYSSLTNTANEASKLNPWPKTQYLNIWIVKTIDDNIGGGGIGTVLGYAQFPYPGSGATKTDGVLIRGDYFGSIGSAKNSGNNGRVATHEIGHWLGLFHTFQGGCNGSFPAEDVYDTPPVASANSGCPSNRNSCTNDVPDLPDQTENFMDYSDGKCQNMFSSGQKDVIDGVFQQYRGTIYTTANLKATGVYDTSNIALCIPKADFYTPLVNVCQGSQIKFYDNSTRGKVANYKWYFENGNPATAIDSNPTVSFTKSGSMYVKLVVANASGADSVTKISYINVVSNVSGYKTPWQYSFETNTTLPSELTAMAVAGSNGWKLNKTTGYASTSCLYINNYNNFNVGDYCELTIPPLDMTSRLAPNLEFFISYARRTAASFDNLKIFASSDCGLNWNNIFSKSGGKLETTTTQNSTFTPASTADWRREKVSLSAYQTVQNLMLRFTFITSGVGNNFYIDNINVGGWPLATNDIDMANIIEIYPNPNNGNATIKLPENIYDNIKIILVDMTGRQLTNVQLPSNTSTFELRNIYNNTLSKGIYQLIFVTEKGSVSKSLVVE, encoded by the coding sequence ATGAAAAAATTATTAATTATTATTAGTCTTACTATTTTTGTTTTCAGCAAACTTCAAATTCAAGCACAATCCTGTCTCACCGATGAATATTTTCAAAAGCAACTGCACAATAATATAGCTTTAAAAAATGAAATTCTGAATTTTCAGCAGGGGGTAAAATTAGCAGGCCATTCGCATAAAAATGAACGTGGAGCCAATCTGCGTATCATTCCAGTAGTGGTTCATGTAATACATCAATATGGGCCCGAAAACATTTCAAAGAATCAAATACTTGATCAGATACGGATTCTCAATCTCGATTTTCGCCGGCAGAATGCAGATGCGAGTAGTACAAGAAGTATATTTCAAAATGTTGCAATTGATTGTGAAGTTGAGTTTCGTATGGCAACGAAGGACCCGCAGGGCAATTGCACTGATGGCATCGAACGTATATATTCATCGCTTACCAATACTGCTAATGAAGCCAGCAAATTAAATCCTTGGCCTAAAACTCAATATTTGAATATATGGATAGTGAAAACTATTGATGATAATATAGGAGGAGGGGGAATAGGAACGGTTTTGGGCTATGCACAATTTCCATATCCAGGTTCGGGTGCTACCAAAACGGATGGTGTGCTAATAAGAGGAGATTATTTTGGCAGCATAGGTTCAGCCAAAAATAGTGGAAATAATGGTCGAGTGGCCACTCATGAAATAGGGCATTGGTTGGGTTTGTTTCATACCTTTCAAGGTGGTTGTAATGGTAGTTTCCCGGCAGAAGATGTTTATGATACACCACCTGTAGCTTCAGCAAATTCAGGCTGCCCCAGCAATCGTAACAGTTGTACGAATGATGTACCCGATCTTCCCGACCAAACAGAAAACTTTATGGATTACAGTGATGGTAAATGCCAGAATATGTTTTCATCGGGGCAAAAAGATGTGATTGATGGCGTGTTCCAACAATATCGAGGAACTATATATACAACAGCCAATTTAAAAGCAACAGGAGTATATGATACTTCAAATATTGCCTTGTGTATTCCCAAGGCCGATTTTTATACGCCATTGGTCAATGTATGTCAAGGTTCACAAATTAAGTTTTATGATAATAGCACGAGAGGAAAAGTAGCGAACTATAAATGGTATTTCGAAAATGGAAATCCAGCTACAGCTATAGATTCAAACCCTACCGTATCTTTTACCAAATCCGGTTCAATGTATGTAAAGTTGGTGGTAGCTAATGCAAGCGGAGCCGACTCGGTAACTAAAATTTCTTATATCAATGTTGTATCAAATGTATCGGGTTATAAAACCCCTTGGCAATATAGTTTTGAAACAAATACCACCTTGCCGTCCGAATTGACCGCAATGGCAGTAGCAGGGAGTAATGGGTGGAAATTAAATAAAACAACAGGTTATGCTAGTACCTCCTGTTTATATATCAATAACTATAATAATTTCAATGTAGGCGATTATTGCGAACTCACCATTCCCCCATTGGACATGACTTCACGCTTGGCCCCCAACTTAGAATTTTTTATATCCTATGCCCGTCGCACTGCTGCTAGTTTTGATAATTTAAAGATATTTGCTTCTTCCGATTGTGGTTTGAACTGGAATAATATATTTTCAAAATCAGGCGGAAAATTAGAAACTACCACCACCCAAAACAGTACCTTCACTCCCGCCTCGACAGCCGATTGGCGTAGAGAGAAAGTAAGTTTGAGTGCTTACCAAACCGTACAGAATCTAATGCTCAGATTTACTTTTATCACAAGTGGCGTAGGTAATAATTTCTATATAGATAATATTAATGTTGGTGGGTGGCCGTTGGCAACAAATGATATAGATATGGCAAACATTATTGAAATTTATCCCAACCCAAATAATGGAAATGCCACTATCAAATTACCTGAAAACATATATGATAATATAAAAATTATTTTGGTGGACATGACAGGAAGACAATTGACAAACGTACAACTTCCAAGCAATACCTCAACTTTCGAACTTAGAAACATATATAACAATACCTTGAGCAAAGGAATTTATCAATTGATTTTTGTGACAGAAAAGGGAAGTGTGAGTAAGAGTTTGGTGGTGGAATAA
- a CDS encoding DUF4139 domain-containing protein: protein MKKLFSILVFACSVSLHIAQAQERLNFDSKPSNVTIYTMGATLVQYGSVNLKKGTNQIEFKGISAKADADRILLQFSGNAKVVALTEVSLELTALEQNIHYKSITDSLKLIQAQINETNDLISIYNKERDLFSSNMNIGGSNVGVQVVELQKMANLFRSRLTEIVHLLRKYQIQLDSLAGIRTALKVYKSKMENTFYKTNRLVKATVESEMATTEIYEFQHFVTDCGWAPFYDFKISDISKPVNLVYNAKMYNNTGIDWNNIQLVVSTADPSKSAMVPVLDPWRIDFESPTGQMYSSGRQSNWANKSKIQKNSNGYTTYDIITNSNRDEQKKFTTIDISQLSVDFEIAEKKTIPTDGKPYLVEMKQYTLKADYHYVAIPKLDAKAYLMASILDWDTLNLIEGPANVYMGKTYIGESYINPNIDGDTLEVSVGRDQKVVLKYEKKKEKSHKTFFSGNTVSNFTYEISIRNGNSKDVSINLFDQVPISANSEIVVDVTEISAADWNKDNGKLQWNINVKAGESVKYIISYSVKYPKNRPVKVKAERHKALYCPDF, encoded by the coding sequence ATGAAAAAATTATTTAGTATTTTAGTATTTGCTTGTAGTGTTAGTCTTCACATCGCTCAAGCACAAGAGCGTCTGAATTTTGACAGTAAACCTTCTAATGTTACCATTTATACAATGGGAGCAACACTCGTCCAATATGGATCCGTCAATCTTAAAAAGGGAACCAACCAAATCGAATTCAAGGGCATTTCAGCCAAAGCCGATGCTGACCGAATTTTGTTACAGTTTTCGGGCAATGCCAAAGTAGTCGCACTTACAGAAGTGTCTTTAGAATTGACGGCATTGGAGCAAAACATACATTACAAAAGCATCACAGACAGCCTCAAATTGATACAGGCTCAGATTAATGAGACCAATGATTTGATTAGCATTTATAATAAAGAACGTGATTTGTTTTCAAGTAATATGAATATAGGTGGTAGCAATGTGGGCGTGCAAGTAGTGGAGCTACAGAAAATGGCTAACCTATTTCGTTCAAGGCTTACCGAGATTGTTCATTTATTACGAAAGTACCAAATACAATTAGATAGTTTGGCCGGTATACGCACAGCTTTAAAAGTATATAAGTCGAAAATGGAGAATACCTTTTACAAGACAAACAGGCTGGTGAAAGCAACTGTAGAAAGTGAAATGGCCACAACCGAAATATACGAGTTCCAACATTTTGTTACCGATTGCGGTTGGGCTCCCTTTTACGATTTTAAAATTTCAGATATTTCCAAACCCGTCAATTTAGTATATAATGCAAAAATGTATAATAATACTGGAATCGATTGGAATAATATACAATTGGTGGTGTCAACGGCTGACCCTTCTAAGTCGGCCATGGTGCCAGTGCTCGATCCTTGGCGTATCGATTTTGAGTCGCCAACAGGGCAAATGTATTCAAGTGGTAGACAATCCAACTGGGCCAATAAAAGTAAAATTCAAAAAAATAGTAACGGTTATACTACTTATGATATCATAACAAATAGTAATAGAGATGAACAGAAAAAATTTACCACCATTGATATATCACAATTAAGTGTAGATTTTGAAATAGCAGAAAAGAAAACAATTCCTACCGATGGAAAACCTTATTTGGTAGAAATGAAACAATATACTTTGAAAGCAGATTATCACTATGTAGCTATTCCCAAATTAGATGCAAAGGCTTATTTGATGGCCAGTATTTTAGATTGGGATACTTTGAATTTGATTGAAGGCCCCGCAAATGTATATATGGGAAAAACATATATAGGCGAATCATATATTAACCCAAATATTGATGGTGATACCCTAGAAGTTTCGGTGGGCCGTGACCAAAAGGTTGTTCTGAAATATGAGAAGAAAAAAGAAAAATCTCATAAGACTTTTTTTAGTGGAAACACAGTCAGTAATTTCACGTATGAAATATCTATTCGAAATGGAAATAGTAAAGATGTATCTATTAATTTGTTCGACCAAGTGCCAATTAGTGCTAATAGTGAGATTGTGGTTGATGTAACAGAAATATCAGCAGCCGACTGGAACAAAGACAATGGTAAACTGCAGTGGAACATCAATGTGAAAGCGGGCGAATCCGTAAAATATATTATATCATACTCTGTAAAATATCCAAAAAATAGACCTGTAAAAGTGAAGGCCGAACGCCACAAAGCATTATACTGCCCCGACTTTTAA